The Comamonas endophytica genomic sequence AAAACCATGCTGGTGATTGATCCACCACCGACCCGCAACGTGGCGGATGAGCTTACGCCTGCGATGCAAACTGCATTACGGGAAAAAGGCTATGGCGTTCTTATTCTTTCAACGAAAAATCCTGAAAAAAAAGAAAAGGCGGATCCTCCGGCAGGAACAGCACTGCGTTATTTGGCCTCCCCGCTGGAAACCGGGGTCCTTTTACGTTTGCAATTTCAAGGGATAGAAGCTTCGCGCTTCTATCAGCGGAATAAGGATGGTGCTTTGCTGCCAAATGGCTTTCCATTTACCGTGGGAGGTGGCCCCAATGACATACGATAAAAATTCTGATTTTTCTCCCGAGGAGACACAAATCGACGAACGCCACGACTACGAAGCCGACCAGTCTCCCGATTTTTTGTCGTCTACCCGACGAGGGCAAGGGGTGAGACGGCTAAACAAGGTACCCCTGGTCATCGTTGGTGCGATCTTGCTAATGGCGGTCGCAGGCATGACATACACCTTTTTTTCCAAACAAGCAGATGCTGTTGCGCAGACTAAGCCGGCTGCACTTCCTGTCGTCACAGAAGCAGCCCGCCCACCAGTGTGGCCTCCTGGAGAAGACTTTGTTCCACCTGGAAAACCGGCCCCCTTGGAGTCTGCATTGGCACCCGGTGAGGCTGCAGCCGCGGCAGTAGGCCCGTCGTCTCTTCCCCCGGTCAACGAAACAATGGAGCGCCGCCTGCAACTCATTCAGCAGGTCGAAGAAAAACACCTTGCCAAATGGGAGGCCGCATTGGATAGCGATGGGGCCATTCAAAAATTTGAGAGAAAGTCGGGAGCCCCAACGCCGGGTGCTCCAGATAGTCCCGGATCACAGCTCAACCCGCAGGAAATGATGCAGCGATACATGGCCGCAGGCCCTATGCCAAGCTCTGGGGACCCCTATGGCATGGGCGCTGTGAGTGGGATGGCTGCTGAAAATGGTCAAGCCCAAAAGCGCGCATTTTTGTCTGGCACTCCCGAAGCAAATGTCTATCTGGCAAACCAGCGCAAAGCCCCCCTCGCGCCATCTCAAGAGATCAAAGCAGGAACGGTAATTCCGAGCGTCTTGGTGTCCGGGGTTAATTCAGACTTGCCAGGGCAAATCATTGGACGCGTAGCCGAAGCGGTCTATGACTCAGCCACCGGTTCCCAACTGCTCATCCCGCCAGGAGCTACGCTCATCGGCACCTATGACAGCAGCGTAACTTTAGGACAGAGCCGTGCACTCGTTGTATGGAAACGGATCATCTATCCCGATAGCTCGTCTATTTCACTTGATGGCATGCCAGGCGCGGATCAGGGCGGGTATGCCGGTTTCCATGACAAAGTTAACAACCACTACGGGCGGCTTTTCGGGCATGGTCTGTTGCTTTCATTGTTTTCGGCAGGAATTCAGCTCTCACAACCGCAGGCCCAAAACGGAGAAAACTACAGCAGCTCGCAAATCATCGCGGGTTCGCTGGGTCAGCAAATGGGACAGCTTGGTATGCAGATGGCGCAAAGGAACATGAACATACAGCCTACATTGCAAATCCGACCAGGCTATGAGTTCAATGTTATGGTGACAAAAGATATTATATTGCCAACGTGGGAGGGACACCCCTTGTCAAGCATTTCTTCTCAATGAAATTATTGGCATTAATTCAATATCCATATTGGGCAGTCACTTCACATCAATTACTAAGTGAATTGGTTCACTCGGAAGGCAGACTTCCAAGTTCGATCTTGTGCCCCTGTTGCTCGAACGAGGCTTTCAATCAAGGCTTTGCTTCTTCCCAGAATGAACTCATGTGCCGATG encodes the following:
- a CDS encoding conjugal transfer protein TrbH, producing MRFCLFISFSAALFLSACAAPLRSSSSYVDSNINAADAITLANDAAVYLSKSLSPAKTMLVIDPPPTRNVADELTPAMQTALREKGYGVLILSTKNPEKKEKADPPAGTALRYLASPLETGVLLRLQFQGIEASRFYQRNKDGALLPNGFPFTVGGGPNDIR
- a CDS encoding TrbI/VirB10 family protein, giving the protein MTYDKNSDFSPEETQIDERHDYEADQSPDFLSSTRRGQGVRRLNKVPLVIVGAILLMAVAGMTYTFFSKQADAVAQTKPAALPVVTEAARPPVWPPGEDFVPPGKPAPLESALAPGEAAAAAVGPSSLPPVNETMERRLQLIQQVEEKHLAKWEAALDSDGAIQKFERKSGAPTPGAPDSPGSQLNPQEMMQRYMAAGPMPSSGDPYGMGAVSGMAAENGQAQKRAFLSGTPEANVYLANQRKAPLAPSQEIKAGTVIPSVLVSGVNSDLPGQIIGRVAEAVYDSATGSQLLIPPGATLIGTYDSSVTLGQSRALVVWKRIIYPDSSSISLDGMPGADQGGYAGFHDKVNNHYGRLFGHGLLLSLFSAGIQLSQPQAQNGENYSSSQIIAGSLGQQMGQLGMQMAQRNMNIQPTLQIRPGYEFNVMVTKDIILPTWEGHPLSSISSQ